ccTGCGACCCCCCCGGACCCGTCAGGTACCAccgcagggacatggggacgagggacagggacggggacggggacacaaGGAAAAGGGCAGTGCCACcaccatggggacacggggacaccaccgcggggacagggacatggggacatggggacggggacactgccacagggatggggacagtgccaCCGGcgcagggacagggacacggggacactgccacagggatggggacactgccatgggcacagggacatggggacaaggacaGTGCCACCACCATGGGGACAAGGACACCACTGCAGGGACagtcctgcagggatggggacactgcCGTGGCAACAAGGGACAGTACCACGGCCACAGGGACGAGGACACGGCCGTGGTGACAATGCCACGGGGACAAGGACAGTGCCACCACCGCAGGGACGACACCACGGGGACGAGGGACAGGGCCACCACCGTGGGGACGAGCGATGCCACCGCCACGGGGTCCGTGGGGACGAGGTATGGCACCGTGGGGACAAGGGACACCGCTGAGGGGACCGGGGGGACGTGGGGTGGCACCGGGGGGACAAGGGGCCCCAGTGAGGGGGCCGAGGGGACATGGGGTGGCACcgagggggacatggggactggggggatgtggggtggcaccgggggggacacggggaccaaGGGGACCTGGGgtggcaccgggggggggacacggggaccaaggggacctggggggggtgGGACATGCGGGGGGGACACCGAGGACAtggcggggggggcagcacccaccGGGTGACACCGTCGCCCCTGTCCTGCTCCGTGATGTTCTTCCACTCAGCCACCACcgccggctgggggggggggggggggggacagggacagtgtcaccccacagcccccccccagcacccaaggacccccccccagcaccctgtgaccccccccatggcacccaagggcccccccagcacctccagggcaccccacaacccccccatggcacccaagcaccccccagcaccctgcaacCCCCCCCAGGCCATCTCCTTccctgtccccccatgtccccccccaggaccccccatcccagtcccccacatcccccccattcccctgggcccccccggccccccccagcccccgtgcccccccccaatgtccccccccccccgctcacgtCCAGCTCCTCGATGCCGTCCAGGAAGAAGCCGTCGACGCCCTGCTGCAGCCAGAAGTTCAGAGCGctctggggggggagaggggtcacggctgccccacggctgccccacagctgccccacggccatcccacctgccccacagctgccctatggccgtcccacctgccccacggctgccctaTGGCCGTCCCACCTGCTCCACGGtcgtcccacctgccccacagctgccccacggccatcccacctgccccacggctgccctatggccgtcccacctgccccacggccatcccgcctgccccacggctgccctatggccgtcccacctgccccatggtcgtcccacctgccccatggctgccctatggccgtcccacctgccccacggccatcccgcctgccccacggctgccctatggccgtcccacctgccccatggtcgtcccacctgccccatggctgccctatggccgtcccacctgccccacggctgccccacggctgccccacggccatcccacctgccccacggctgccctatggccgtcccacctgccccacggccatcccacctgccccacggctgccctatggccgtcccacctgccccatggccatcccacctgccccacggctgccccacggccatcccacctgccccacggccatcccacctgccccacggctgccctaTGGCCGTCCCACCTGCTCCACGGTcgtcccacctgccccacggccgctccacctgccccacacctgccctaCAGCCatcccacctgccccacagctgccccacagccatcccacctgccccacagccgcCCTGCAACCATCccacctgccccacggctgccccacggccatcctacctgccccacggctgctccacctgccccacagctgccctacGGCCATCCtacctgccccacacctgccccacagccatcccacctgccccatggctgccctaTGGCCaccccacctgccccacagctgccctacAGCCATCCtacctgccccacacctgccccacagccatcccacctgccccatggctgccctaTGGCCgccccacctgccccacagctgccctacGGCCATCCtacctgccccacacctgccccacagccatcccacctgccccacagctgccctacGGCCATCCtacctgccccacacctgccccacagccatcccacctgccccatggctgccctaTGGCCaccccacctgccccacagctgccctacAGCCATCCtacctgccccacagccatcccacctgccccatggctgccctaTGGCCgccccacctgccccacagctgccctacGGCCATCCtacctgccccacacctgccccacagccatcccacctgccccacagctgccctacGGCCATCttacctgccccacagctgccccacagccaccccatctgtcccacggccgccccatggctgcaccacctgccccacagccgccccatctgccccacagctgctccACCTGCTCCACGGCCGCCCCATAGCTACCCTGCGGCCATCCCACCTGCCCCATGGCCATCccacctgccccacggctgccccacggccgccccacggccgccccacctgccccatggctgccccacagccgccccaccTGCCCCAAAGCATCTTCTTCCCCGccaacctgccccatagctcacatccctgcccccccagccgccccataGCACCCCTTGTCCCCCCAacctgctccccagccccccaacccgCCCCCCAGCTCCCGTCCctgcccccccagccgccccataGCACCCCTTGCCCCCCCAacctgctccccagccccccaacccgCCCCCCAGCTCCCATCCCTGCCCCCCAGCCGCCCCATAGCACCCCTTGTCCCCCCCCAacctgctccccagccccccaacccgCCCCCCAGCTCCCATCCctgcccccccagccgccccatagcaccccttgtccccccccaacctgctccccagcccaacctgccccccggctcccctccctgccccatagcccccccgcgccgtggggcgccccccaCCTTGACGCGCTCCTGGAAGCCGGGGTCCTCGGCCACCGCCGGCTCCAACCAGGCCTGGGGCCCCCAGGGGTTGGGGGTCAAgtccagcagcacctgcagccctggggggggggggaggcgtcGGGGGGGCCCCAAATCCCTCCCGGGACCCCAAAATCCCTCCTGGCACCCCCAAAATCCTCCTGGTGCCCCCCCAAATTCCCCTGCCCCCCCAGATCTCCCAGCCCCCCCAAGTCCCTTCAGCCCCCCAAAGCCTCCTGGTGCCCCCCCCAAATTTCCCAGCATCCCCTAAATCCTCCTGGCCCCCCCCAAATCTTCCAGCCCCCCCAAgacctcccagcacccccccaaGTCCCTTCAGCCCCCCCAACTCTCCTGGTGCCCCCCCCAAATTCCCCAGCACCCTCTAAATCCTCCTGCCCCGAAtcctcccggccccccccaaGTCCTTGTGCCCCAAATCCTCCTGCCCCCCCAATCCTCCACCCCCCAAGtcctcccagcacccccccaagtcctcccagcaccccccaaatcccccagcacccccccaagtcctcccagcaccccccaaatcccccagcacccccccaaaatcctcctgcccccccaatcccccaaccccccccacatcctcctgcccccccaagtcctcccaggaccccccaaatcccccaacccccccaagtcccccagcaccccccaaatcccccagcacccccccaaaatcctcctgccccccccaatcccccaacccccccccacatcctcctgcccccccaagtcctcccaggaccccccaaatccccctgcccccccccaaaatcccccaacCCCCCAAGTCCCCCAGCCACCCCCAAATCCTCCTGCCCCCCACGTCCTCCTGGCCCCCCCCAAgtcctcctgcccccccaaaccctcctggcaccccccaaattcccccccccccaaacccactgTTTAAGGGGCTCCTGCCACCCCAGACCCCTTTATCAGGGCTCCCCCGGGTGTCGGGGACCccaggggggtttgggggtgccccCAGGGGTTTGAGGGTGCCCccaggggttttggggtgcccccAGGGGGAGTTttggggtgccccccccggctcacccttCTTCTTggcggcggcgaggaggcggCCGAAGTCGTCGAGGGAGCCGAGCGCCGGCGCCAGGCGCTGCAGGTCGGTGCCGTTCGCCGGGTGCagcggccccagcagcagcccctgcgCCTTGAGCCCGGCCACGTGCTCCAGGCGCTCCTccacccctggggggggggaaacgggggtcacgggggggccccggcacccatgggaccccccaaaacacccccgggaccccccaacgTCCCTGGGAGCCGCAGCGCCCCGAGGGAGCGGGGAGCCCCCCGAAACCCCCTAGACACCAGCACCCGGCCACGTGCTCCAGGCGCTCCTCCACCCctgggggggggaaacgggggtcacgggggggccccagcacccatgggaccccccaaacACCTCTGAGACCCCCCAATGTCCCTGGGACCCGCAAACCTCCTGGGAGCCCCACgaaccccccccccaagcaccagCACCCGGCCACGTGCTCCAGGCGCTCCTCCACCCctgggggggggaaacgggggtcacgggggggcctgggaccccccaaaacacccccgggaccccccaacgTCCCTGGGAGCCGCAGCGCCCCGAGGGAGCGGGGAGCCCCCCGAAACCCCCTAGACACCAGCACCCGGCCACGTGCTCCAGGCGCTCCTCTAcctctggggggggggaaacgggggtcacgggggggccccggcacccatgggaccccccaaaacacccccgggacccccaaaatgTCCCTGGGAACCGCAGCGCCCCAAGGGAGCAGGGAGCCCCCCGAAACCCCCTAGACACCAGCACCCGGCCACGTGCTCCAGGCGCTCCtccaccccggggggggggaaacgggggtcacgggggggccccagcacccatgggaccccccaaaacacccccaacgTCCCTGGGAGCCACAGTGCCCCAAGGGAGCggggagccccccaaaaccccagcaCCCGGCCACGTGCTCCAGGCGCTCCTCCACCCctgggggggggaaacgggggtcacgggggggccccggcacccatgggaccccccaaaacacccccgggaccccccaacgTCCCTGGGAGCCGCAGCGCCCCGAGGGAGCGGGGAGCCCCCCGAAACCCCCTAGACACCAGCACCCAGCCACGTGCTCCAGGCGCTCCTccacccctggggggggggaaacgggggtcacgggggggccccagcacccatgggaccccccaaacACCTCTGAGACCCCCCCAAATGTCCCTGGGACCCGCAAACCTCCTGggagccccccaaccccccccctaGACACCAGCACCCGGCCACGTGCTCCAGGCGCTCCTCCACccctgggggggggaaatgggggtcacgggggggcctgggacccatgggacccccccaaaacacccccggGACCTGCAACCCCCCTGGGAGCAGGGAGCCCCCCAAAAAACATTTCCAGGGACCCCCCAACTCCCCCTGGGTGGggggagccccccaaaaccccaccaGCGACCCCCAAAACACTGCCAGGGCCTCTTGGGTGGGGGGGACCCCCAACGCCCCCCAGCTGCCTCAtgggacccccaaaacctcccccagggcccccccaaaatCCAGCCTGGGCGGAAACCCCAAATCCCCTGCTGTGGGCTGGGGGGAGCCCTCggggccccccccccagggcccccagaaCCCCCCAAAATAGAGGGGAGACCCCAAATTGGCCCCCCCAGGCTGGGGGAACCCTCAGGGACCCCCAaagacccccccaaccccccccaaataGAGGGGAGACCCCCAACTACCCCCCCAGACTATGGGGAGCCCCGagggcccccccaaccccccccaaaatagAGGGGAGACCCCCAACTACCCCCCCAGCTATAGAggagcccccagggacccccaaaccccccccagggccccccccaaaTTCCCTCCCCGCTGCATCACGGCCCCCCCCCAAGCTgagtcattcccccccccccccccccacccacgcGGTGGCTGATGAAACCTGACCGGCTGGAACCGGTTCTAGCACgtggggcccggacgcctgggcccgctgccCGCGGGGGAGGGGccagcacccggggggggggaggttttGGGGTGATGGGGGGGGAAATGGGACAGCAGGGACAAAAGTGACACCCCGAAGGGACGGCAGGGCCCGACGGTGACAAGTGGTGACAGCAGGGACAACCGGGACACCCCGAGGGGACGGCAGGGCCCGGCGGTGACAGCAGGGTCAACCCGAGGGTGACAACGTCAGGGACAACCCAACGATGACGTCAGGGACAACCGCAACACCCCGACGGTGACACCAGGGACAACCATGACACCCCGGGGAGCGGACCGTGCAAGGCCAC
The nucleotide sequence above comes from Dromaius novaehollandiae isolate bDroNov1 unplaced genomic scaffold, bDroNov1.hap1 HAP1_SCAFFOLD_148, whole genome shotgun sequence. Encoded proteins:
- the SLC3A2 gene encoding amino acid transporter heavy chain SLC3A2 isoform X1; translation: MEPEAAALRDVELTALDAEKQPMAGGDGGGEKNGLVKAAPAKRPGASAPEEDEEEEEEEGGEEGGGGGGAAKFTGLGKEELVQAAGAAGWARARGALLLLFWLGWLGMLGAAVAIVVRAPRCRPLPPDAWARRGLLYRAPPGPFAGDLRGVEERLEHVAGLKAQGLLLGPLHPANGTDLQRLAPALGSLDDFGRLLAAAKKKGLQVLLDLTPNPWGPQAWLEPAVAEDPGFQERVKSALNFWLQQGVDGFFLDGIEELDPAVVAEWKNITEQDRGDGVTRWVLPPPPCPRCPPRMSHPPQVPLVPVSPPVPPHIPPVPMSPSVPPHVPSAPSLGPLVPPVPPHVPPVPSAVSLVPTVPYLVPTDPVAVASLVPTVVALSLVPVVSSLRWWHCPCPRGIVTTAVSSSLWPWYCPLLPRQCPHPCRTVPAVVSLSPWWWHCPCPHVPVPMAVSPSLWQCPRVPVPAPVALSPSLWQCPRPHVPMSLSPRWCPRVPMVVALPFSLCPRPRPCPSSPCPCGGT